GCCGGGGCCGGCTTGAACCGTTCGGCCGTGCGTTGGGGATCGTTCCAGTAGCCGTGGGCCACCAGGGGGCCGCAATGGACCAGCTCGCCCTCCTCGCCTGACGTCGTGACGTCACCATTTTCGCCTATGACGAGTATCTCGGCGAACGGAATCGCCTGGCCCATCGAGGTCGGATGGATGTCGACGAGCGAGGGGTCGAGATAGGTCGAGCGGAAGGCTTCGGTCAGTCCGTACATCGGGAATAGCTTGGCATTCGGAAACTTGCCCCGAAGCGCTCGCACCAGGTCGGCGGTCAGTGCGCCGCCGCTGTTGGTCAACCGCCGCATTGGCGTCACCGCGTCGATGGGCCAATCCTGTTCGACAAGTTGAACCCAGAGCGGCGGTACGGCAGCCAGCGTCGTGACGCCGTGACGCGCGCAGGCCTTGATGACGTCACGCGGGGTGAGATAATCGAGCGGGACCACGCAGCCGCCGGCATGCCAGGTCGAGAGAAGCTGGTTCTGACCGTAGTCGAAGCTCAAGGGCAGGACCGCCAGGGTCACGTCGTCCGCCGCCAGCCCGAGATAGTCCGCCACGCTCACCGCGCCGAGCCACATGTTGGCGTGGCTGAGCATCACGCCCTTGGGCCGGCCTGTCGAGCCGCTGGTGTAAAGCAGTGCGGCAAGCGTCTCAGGATCCCATGCCGACGGGGGGAGCGAGGCCTCGACCTGATCGACTCCGGCGAGGACGGCATCCTCCGCGATGGCTTCGCATGTATCTGCCAGGTCGCCGTCTTCTAGCGTCGCAAGCCGAGCGGAAGTCGCGAGCAGCAGCCTCGCGCCACTATCGCCGACGATGTGAGCAACCTGGGCCCGCTTGAGCAGCGGATTGATCGGTACATGCACCAACCCTGCCCTCGCCGCGGCGAGCGGCATCAGGCAAGTCAGTTCGCTTTTGGCGGCCCAGGTGGCGACCCTTGCGCCCTTGTCCGGCACCCTATCGGCCAGCCAGGCGGCCAGGCGGCCGACACGGGTTCTTAAGTCCTTCCAGCTAAGCACCGCTCCACGCAAGACCAGAGCCGGTGCATCATCCCGTCCGAATTCGGCGAGATGATCGAGTGGCCGGGGCTTTGGATCGGGCGCGGAATTCATGGTTTCCTGGAGTGCGGAAGTGTGACGGCGGTCAGCTATCACGACACGGTTAACGATCTGCAAGGCTTAGGTTTAACGAGCCGCAATCCGTTTACCCGTCCGGAATGGTTCGCCCTGCTCGAAAGCGCCGGGGCCAAACCGGTGATCGCGCTCGCCCGCGATGGACGGGGCGTGGTGGCTCTGCCCCTTGCCCGTAACTCGCATGGGCTCGAGAGCTTCAGCAACTGGTACGCCTTCACATGGTCCGATCTTGCGACCGACGAGGGATCACGCGAGCCGTTGCTCGAACGGGCCGCCAGCGAGCTTTCTCGCAAGGCAACCTGCGTCACTCTCTCGAAGTTGCCGGACGAGGACGGCACAGCCACACGCCTGGAGAGCGCGTTCCGCAATGCCGGCTGGTTTGTGCATCGCGAGCGCTGCGACTGGAACCACTTTCTGCGCGTGGATGGCCGCGCCTTTGCTGAATTCCTTGCGGGCCGACCGGGCGCACTGCGAACGACGCTGAAGCGCAAGGCGAAGAAGGTCGAAATCGAACTTCTGACGGATTTTCATGATGATGCCTGGGCTTCCTATGAGGCGATCTACGCTCAAAGCTGGAAGCCCGAAGAGGGCGACCGCGCCCTCCTCCGCAACTTCGCCAAAGCCGAGGGCGAGGCAGGCCGCTTGAGACTGGGGCTGGCCTCGCACGAAGGCGAAGTCGTCGCCGCGCAAATGTGGACCGTCGATCACGGCACCGCCTACATCCACAAGCTGGCCCACCTCGAAAGCGCCAAGCCGCTGTCGGCGGGCACGACGCTCACGGCCGCCTTGTTCGAGCAAGTGATCGACCGCGACCATGTCGAATGCGTCGATTTCGGCACCGGAAACGATCCCTACAAGCGCGATTGGATGGAGGAGGTGCGCCCGCGATATCGCCTCACTTGCTGGCGCGCTGGCAATCCCCGCAACTGGCCCGCAATCGGCAAGTCGCTGCTGCGCCAGCTTGTTTCGCAGCCAAGCCCTCTGTAGGGGGCCGCGCAAGAAGGGGCATTTGGATGTCGAGCGAGCCGGTTTCCATGGGCGAGTTTTCCGCGACCGACCTGATCCTGCGCGGGGTTCTGCGCGACGTGCTGGGGCTTAGCTCCGCCCGCGTCGACGCCTTTACCGCCGAGACCGGCCTGTTCGGCCATCTGCCCGAGCTCGATTCGATGGCAGTGGCGGGCCTGCTGACCGAGATCGAGGATCGGCTTCACATCATCATCGAAGACGACGAGGTCGATGGCGAAATGCTCGAGACCTATGGGGCGCTGCTCGGCTTCGTCGAGACCAAGCGCCGCGACGGCTGACCTTTCCCAGTGATCGCCGCCTGGCCCAGCTCCACCGGCGGAGACGAATACGCGCTGACGATCGGCAGCGGCGGCGGTACTCGGGTCCTGATCCTGCCCGCGCTGTTCGACGAAGCAAACAAGCTGCGCCACTTCACGGTCGAGGTTATGCGCCGGCTTGAGCAGTCGGGCATAGCCTCGGTTCTCCCCGACCTTCCCGGCTGCAACGAGAGCCTCAGTGCGATCGAGGCCCAATCGATCGAGACCTGGCGCGAAGCGTCGACCGCAGCGGCCTCGTTTTTCGGCGCTACCCATGTCCTGACACTTCGCGGCGGTGCTCTCGTGGCGCCCTTCAGCCTCCCGGTTCTCCGCTACGCCCCCGCCACCGGGTCATCGATCCTGCGAGCCATGATGCGGGCGCGGATGATCGCCAGCAAGGAAGCGGGGATCGAGGAAGACCGCGAGACCCTGCTCGAACGCGGCCGCCGAGAGGGACTCGAACTGGCAGGCTATCGCCTTGGCGCGCAGATGATCGGAGAACTTGAGACCGCTGAACCCTCTGGCGGCGCCGCGCTCGCCAATTTTGCTCAGGGCGACCTCAGCGGCGCGGGCCTGTGGCTCCGGGCTGAGCCCGATCATGATCCGGCCCAGGCCGAGGCGCTGGCGGCGCTCGTCGTTTCGGAGCTTACCAAGTGAGCCGACGGCATCTCGCCTTCGGGTGCGAAGGGGACACGCTCGTCGGCACGCTCGACGATGCCGAGGGAACAGCGGGCCTGCTGCTGGTAAGCGGCGGCAACGAGATCCGCTCCGGCGCCTTTGCGGGTCAAGCCCAGCTGGCAGCGCGTCTGGCCAAAGCAGGCTTCCCTGTGTTCCGCTACGATCGCCGTGGCATCGGCGACAGTAGCGGCGAAAACCGAGAGTTTCGTGAGAGCGGCGCCGACCTTGCCTGTGCGGTCGAGGCGTTCAGGGCCGAGCGGCCCGGCCTGTCGCGCGTGGTCGGTTTCGGCAATTGCGATGCGGCGAGCACGCTGATGCTCAATTCCGGCGTGGGATGTGACGCCCTGGTGCTCGCCAACCCTTGGACCATCGAGCAAGACGACGGCGCCCCGCCGGCGGAGGCCATTCGGGCGCGCTATGCCCAGAAGCTGCGCGACCCGAAGGAAGTCCTCCGCCTTGTCACCGGCGGTGTGTCGCTGCGCAAGCTCGCCTCCGGCCTCAAGCGCGCCGCGACCGCTCCTGCAGCGCCATCGGGGCTTGCCCAGCAGATGAAAGTCGGGCTCGAGGCGTTTGCCGGACCGGTGCGGATCCTCATCGCAGAGCGCGACCGCACGGCGCAGGCCTTCCTCGCCGAATGGGACCGGCACGATCCGCGCCTGTCGACGTGCAAGGGCGCCAGCCATGCCTTCGTCGAGCCCGATGCCAGGGAATGGCTATTCGCGCAGCTTGTCACCGCGTTGAAGAAATAGGATAAAAACCATTTTCCTACAAAGGATTGGATATGCATGATGGTCTCCCATGCACAACTCTCTCCCCCACCTCGCCCGCCTTCTGTCGCGCTGGAAGGCCGCAGCTTTTCAACGATTACGATCGATCGTTCGAGCGCTATCGTACGAACAGACTCACCAGTTCGACATGTGTCGACCAGCGGAACTGGCCCACCGGTCTCAAGTCAGCGAGCCGATAGCCAGCATCGGCAAGGACCCTGCCATCTCGTGCCCAGCTAGAGGGATTGCAGCTGACATAGACGATCCGTGGCACCGAGCTCGCTGCCAGCTGAACCACCTGCTCCCGCGCGCCCGCCCTGGGCGGATCGAGCAAGACCCCGTCGAACCCAGCAAGTTCTTCCGAGCGCAGCGGGTTGCGGAACAAGTCACGATGCAGGGCCTCGACCGGCAAGCCAGCGCGCCCAGCGGCCGCGCGGCAAGCAACCAGCGCCTCACGCGAAGCCTCGGCTGCGGTCACACGGGCCGAACCGGCAAGCGCAAAGGTGAAGGTGCCGAGGCCGGCAAAGAGATCGGCCACCTTGCTGCAATCGGCCAGCCCTTCACGCGCCGCTTCCACCAGCGCCCGTTCGCCATCAGCCGTCGCCTGCAGGAAGGCGCCGGCCGGCATGGTAACCTCCGCACCGCCGAAGGAGACAGTCACTGGCACCGGCTCCCAAAAAGTCTCCGCCCCATAGCCCTGGTCCAGCGTCAGGCGGGCAAGGCCTTGGTCGCGACAGAAGTCGAGCATGGCCTCGGTCTGGGCCAGGCCCTCGAGCGAAAGGCCCTTGATCGCGCAATCGACGCCCTGACTTGCAAGCGTCAGCGAGATTTCCACCGCGTACTTGTCACGCCGCGGCGTCAGCATGTCGCGCAGAGGGGCGATCAGGGCGAACAGGTCGGGATGCAGGACATGGCACTCGCGCATGTCGACCACCCGGTGAGAGCCACCCTCGTTGAAACCGATCAGCGGCTTTCCCCCGCCGTTGATCGCGCGAAGCGTCGCACGACGCCTAGTCCTCGTCGGCGAGAGGTGGACGGGTGCGACTTGTTCAGGGATCAGCCCCTGCCCTTCGGCCGCATTCAGCACACGGTCGCGAACGAACTCGGCCAGTACTTCCTCGTCGAGCTGCTGCAGCTGACACCCCCCGCACCGGCCAAAGTGGCGGCACGGCGGCTCGGCGTGATGCGGTCCGAATTCGAGCGTGCCATCGGGCAGCACACGGTCTCCTGGCGCGCTCAAGGCGACGTGGCGGCCCGACGCGGTGACGCCATCGCCTTTGGCGGCGACGCGAACGATCTCTTCTGATGTACTCACAACGCGGCCGCGTAGGCTTCCGAAACGTATCGCGCCAGCCCGGAGGCGGTGAAAGCCGGCCCAGCGAGCCGTGCAGCTTCGCCGTGAAGCCAGACGGCCTCACAGGCGGCGGTGAAAGCATCGGCCCCGGTGGCAAGCCGGCTGGCGGCTATTCCCGAGAGCACGTCCCCGCTCCCGGCGACCGAGAGCCAACTCGTGGCCGGCGGCGCGATAGTAAGCTTCCCACCCGGCGCGGCGATGAGTGTATCGGGCCCCTTTGCGACAACGACCGCTTGGGCGGCCTCAGCAAGCTGCAAGGCTCGCTCCGTCCGACTGCCCGCCTCTATCCCGAAAGCCTCGCCAAGCCGCGTCATTTCGCCCTCGTGCGGCGTCAGGACCAGGGCGGCAGAGCGGCCTTCGCAGTGCCGTGGACGAAGCAGGGTCAGCGCGTCGGCATCAAGCACGGTTGGGCGGTCTGCGGCGAGGACTTCGCCGAGCTTCACCCGCGCCGTTTCGTCAAGCCCGAGGCCTGGACCGGCGAGCACCGCCGAGGTCCGGTCATCCGAGAGGAGTTCGACAAGCGGTCCGCGTTTCAAGACCAGGTCAGGCGTGGCCGAAGGGTGCAGGCCTTGCGCAGCGAGACGGATGCAGCCAGCCCCGGCCCGCAATGCTCCCTCGCTCGCCAATTGTGTGGCGCCTGGCATGGCTCCGCCAACGACGAGCACCAGGCCACGAGTGTATTTGTGCGCATCAATGGCCGGGACGGAGATGTGCGGTCGGCCGAGGAGTGTTGCGGCGCCTTCGACGGGCTCAACGCCGATCGAAACCAGGCGTCGGTGGCCCATTGCCGCCATGCCCGGCATCAGCCAATGCGCGAACTTCCAGGCACCCAGAGCGACGGTAACGTCGTTGACCGGCAGACCGTCGTTCAAGGGAAGACCTGTGTCGCTGTCGATACCGCTCGGCATGTCCACCGCCACGAGAGCGGAATGACGCACCGCCTCTCGCGACAGGAGCGCGGCGAGCTCAGGCGATAGCGGCCGAGTTAGCCCGCTGCCGAATAGGCAATCGACCAGGACCCCTCCGTTGCCGGCGAGGTCGATCGTTCCACGATAGGTTTCGCGCGCAGCCTTGGCCGCCTCCGTCGCTGGTTCGAGCGGCGCCACGACCACCACAGCCGCCCCACGACTGGAAAGTTCTCTCGCAATTACATAGCCATCGCCGCCATTGTTCCCAGATCCACACAGGACTGTGACCGAACGCCCATGAGCGATCCGCCAAACCCAATCGGCAACGCCCTTGCCGGCGCGCTCCATCAAGGAAGTGACGGTCTCGCCGCCGTCGATCAGCGCTTGTTCGGCCGCGCGCATCTGCGCGACGGTGAGGACCTGGTCACTGTGCGTCATGGCTCATGGCCTTGGCCGGAATGCGATAGCGATCGAGGCCCACGGTGACTTCGATCCCGTCCTCGCGCGGCGTGACCGACGCGAGCTGCGCTCCGTCAGCGGACGACACGGTCCGTCCATCGCTGACAACGGTGAAACGACGGAAGCCACCTTGCGGATGGAGCACTGTAAGCACCAGGCCCTCTGCGCCCACGCTGCTTTCAATTGCGCAGGTCCGCTCAAAGGCACCAGCCCCGGCAAGGGCACATTCGACGAGGTTTTCCGGATCCGGCGGCGGAGCGCCGTTTCCCTGGGAGCAGGCCGTGAGCAGGAATAATGCCGCGCTCACGGCCTTCCGCATCAGCGGCGGCCCTGGATTTGTGTCACGTCGCGCACCGCACCGCGCGCAGCGCTGGTCGTCATCGCGGCGTAGGCCTGGAGTGCAGGCGAAACCTGGCGTGGACGGGCCTTGGCGGGTTGCCAGGCAGCGTCGCCCTTGGCTTCCATCGCGGCCCGGCGTTCGGCGAGCACCTCATCCGACACGGCCAGGTTGACGGTGCGGTTGGGGATGTCGATCTCGATCAGATCGCCCTCCTCGACCAGGCCGATCGTGCCGCCTTCGGCCGCCTCGGGAGAGACGTGGCCGATCGAAAGCCCCGAAGTGCCGCCCGAGAAACGCCCGTCGGTAATCAGCGCGCAGGCCGCGCCCAGGCCCTTCGATTTGAGGTAGCTGGTCGGGTAGAGCATCTCTTGCATGCCCGGCCCCCCGCGCGGTCCTTCGTAGCGGATCACCACCACGTCGCCCGCCACGACATGTCCGGCAAGGACACCCGCCACGGCGGCGTCCTGGCTTTCGTAGACCTTTGCCGGGCCAGTGAACTTGAGAATCGCATCGTCGACACCCGCCGTTTTCACGATGCATCCGTCGAGCGCGATATTGCCCGAGAGCACGGCGAGGCCGCCGTCCCGGCTGAAAGCGTGCTCGACCGAGCGGATCACACCGTTCTCCCGGTCGAGATCGAGAGCTTCCCAGCGGCGCGACTGGCTGAACGCGGTCTGCGTCGGCACCCCGCCGGGAGCGGCGGCGTAGAACTCATGAACCTTGTTGTTGCGCGTGCGGCCCACGTCCCAGTCTTCGAGGGCATCACCCAGCGTCGGGCTGTGCACCGTCGGCAACGCGGTATTGAGCAGTCCGCCCTTCTCCATTTCGCCGAGGATCGACATGATCCCGCCGGCCCGATGGACGTCTTCCATGTGTACGTCGGACTTGGCCGGTGCGACCTTGCACAACACCGGCACCTGCCGCGACAGGCGATCGATGTCGGTCATCGTGAAGTCGACACCCGCCTCATGAGCGGCGGCGAGCAGGTGAAGCACTGTGTTGGTCGAACCGCCCATGGCGATGTCGAGCGACATCGCGTTCTCGAAGGCCGAGAAACTGGCAATCGAGCGCGGCAGGACGCTGGTATCGTCCTCTTCGTAGTAGCGGCGGGCCAGCGTCACCACGAGCCGGCCGGCGCGCTCGAACAGCTGCTTGCGGTCAGAGTGCGTCGCCAGCTGCGAACCATTGCCCGGCAGCGAGAGGCCGAGCGCCTCTGTGAGGCAGTTCATCGAGTTTGCGGTGAACATACCCGAGCACGAACCGCACGTCGGACAAGCCGAGCGCTCGATCGCGGTCACTTCCTCGTCGGTCATGTGTTCGTCGGCTGCAGCGACCATGGCGTCGACGAGGTCGAGCGCAACTTCCTTGCCGCGCAACACCACCTTGCCGGCTTCCATCGGGCCGCCCGAGACGAACACCGCCGGAACGTTCAAACGGAGCGCCGCCATCAACATGCCAGGCGTAATCTTGTCGCAGTTGGAGATGCACACCATCGCGTCGGCGCAATGCGCGTTGACCATGTACTCGACGCTGTCGGCGATAAGGTCGCGGCTGGGCAGCGAATAGAGCATGCCGTCGTGCCCCATCGCAATGCCATCATCGACCGCGATGGTGTTGAATTCCTTGGCCACGCCGCCGGCTGCCTCGATCTCCCGAGCGACGAGCTGACCGAGGTCCTTCAGGTGCACGTGACCCGGCACGAACTGGGTAAAGCTGTTGACCACCGCGATGATCGGTTTGCCGAAGTCATCGTCCTTCATGCCCGTAGCGCGCCACAGGCCACGGGCGCCGGCCATATTGCGGCCATGGGTCGAAGTACGGGAACGATAGGCAGGCATTGGCTAGACTTTCCGGAACGTACGCAAACAGATGTGCGGGCGCATTATATCAGATAGCGAAGCAGTCGAAGAACAAATCGGCAATTGGCGGGCAAAGCCCGGCTATTGCGTGAGTTCCAACCGCACTGTCGAGGCGATGCGGCCAAGTCGCTCGGCCCAGAGCGCTTGACCGGTCGCGTCTGTGATCTGATCCTGGCGCACTTCGATGCCGACGTAAGGAACGCCGTTCGCCTCAGCGTGGATGTTCATCGTCGCGTTGAGCAGCTTGCCCGAATAGGGCTGTTGGTCGCCGACAACGAGTCCGTCATCCTCGAGCAGCGGGATCGCCAGGCGCGAGGCTCGGTCGTCCTCGTTGTAGAGGACACCGACCTGCCACGGGCGCATTTCTTCCGGGCGGGTCGTGAGTTGCGGCGTGAAGCTGTGCAGCGAGACGATCAAACTCGGCGGTGCATGCCTGATCAGCTGGGCCAATGCCGTGTGATAGGGACGATGGAAGCGCGCCAGTCTCTCTTCGCGCCCAGCGACGTCGAACAGGTTGCCGGGAATGTCGTGTCCGTCGCTGGCGTGGGGAACAACCGCCGGCGCCTCTTCCTCCCGGTTGAAGTCGCACACCAGTCGACTGACATTGCCAAGAAAGGCCGCGAACTGCGGCATTGCGGCCAAGCGCTCCGCCACCTTCGCCACACCGATATCGATAGCCACATGCTGATCCAGCAGCGCGCGGTCGATTCCCAGATCGATATCGTCCGGCACCCGGTTTGATGCGTGATCGGACACTACGAGAATGCCGCAAGTGACTGGGGTTCCCAGGATACGGAAGGCTTCCTCAGTCACCTCAGACGTCCTCTCAATTGCCACCAGTCGGGACGGCGCAAAGCCAGCGTTTCCGCGGCATTGAGCATGACGTCATGACTGCTGTAGAGGGCAAAACAAGTCGCGCCCGAACCGCTCATGCGGACCAGATCGGCCGGCCCCCCGCGCAATTCGCCAAGCACCTCGGCGACCGGCGGACAAAGCGCGATGGCAGGCTCTACGAGGTCGTTCCGCCCTTCACGCGCGATCTTTGATGCCGGACCAGTGGTCAGTGGACCGCGATCGACACCTTCCCAGTTCGCAAAGACCGGTCCAGTGGACAACGGCAGGCGGGGATTGACCAGGAGAACAGCCGTGCCCGCCAGGTCATTCTCGACCGGCTCGAGTTCGGTCCCCGTCCCGCGACCAATACAGGCTTCGCTCTCAACGCAAGCAGGCACATCCGCACCCAGCTTTGCAGCGCGCGAGTGCCAGTCGTCAGGCAAGCCAAAGGCATCCCGCACGAGGCGGAAAATCGCCCCGGCGTCTGCCGAACCGCCGCCGAGCCCCGCTGCAACCGGCAGGTTCTTCTCCAGAAGCACGGAGAGGCCGTCTGGGCGGGGAAGAAGCGAAAGCGCCTTGGCGACAATATTATTCAACGGATCAGTGAGTTGTCCCGAGAACTCACCAACGACCCTAAGCTCATCCTGAGGAGCGGACCGCGCATTGATCCGGTCACCCGCGTCCACGAACGCGAACAGCGTTTCGAGCTCGTGATAGCCGTCCTCCCGCCGCCGCCGGACATGGAGAGCGAGGTTGATCTTGGCGTAGGCTGTTTCGGAAAGCTGCAACCTGCCCGCTCACATATTCGGATAGTTGGGCCCGCCGCCGCCTTCGGGCGTGACCCATTCGATGTTCTGCGGCGGATCCTTGATATCGCAGGTTTTGCAGTGGACGCAGTTCTGAGCGTTGATGACCAGGCGCGGTTCACCCTCCTCGACACCGACGTATTCGTACACTCCGGCGGGACAATACCGGGTCTCGGGACCAGCGTAGATCGGCCAGTCCACGCGCTCCGGTATCGTCGGATCCTTGAGCAGGAGGTGGCAGGGCTGGTCTTCCTCGTGGTTGGTGCCCGACAGGAACACCGAGGACAGCCTGTCGAACGAGATCTTCCCGTCCGGCTTGGGATAGGCGATCGGCCGATAGAGATCGGCACGCCCGGTTGCCTCGGCATCGGTGTGATGACTGAGCGAGAACGGCAGGCGGATTTTCAGCGTCCGCAGCCACATGTCGGCACCAGCGAGCAATGTCCCCAGCACATCTCCAAAGCTGGAGACCAGCGGCTGGGCATTCTGCACTTGCTTGAGTTCGTCAGCGATCCAGCTCGACCGGACGGCGCTGTCGTATTCGGCCAGTTCATCCTTCTCGCGATCGGTCGCGATCGCGGCGGCAATGGCTTCGGCGGCGAGCATGCCGCTCTTCATTGCGGTGTGGCTGCCCTTGATCCTCGGCACGTTGACGAAACCGGCCGAGCAGCCAATCAACGCCCCCCCCGGGAACGCCAGCTTCGGCACCGACTGCCATCCGCCCTCGTTGATCGCGCGAGCACCATAGGAAACGCGTCGCCCGCCTTCGATCACCTCACGAATGGCCGAGTGCTGCTTCCAGCGCTGAAACTCCTCGAACGGGCTGATGTACGGATTGGCGTAATCGAGCGCGGTCACGAAGCCGAGCGCCACCTGGCCATTGGCCTGATGGTACAGGAAACCGCCGCCCCAGGTGTCGTTCTCCGACAGCGGCCAGCCTTGGGTGTGAATGACTCGACCCGGCTCATGCCGGTCCGCAGGTATCTCCCACAACTCCTTGATACCCAAGCCGTAGACCTGCGGCTCACTTTCAGCGTCCAGCGCAAAATGAGCCTTAAGCCGCTTGGTCAGATGTCCCCGCGCACCCTCGGCCAGCAGGGTGTACTTGGCGTGGAGCTCCATGCCCGGCTGATAGTCAGGCTTGTGCGAGCCATTCGCAGCGACGCCCATGTCCTGCGTTGCCAGGCCCATGACCGAGCCGTTCTCGTCAAACAGCACTTCGGAGGCGGGGAACCCGGGAAACACCTGCACGCCCAGCGCTTCCGCCTGCTCCGCCAACCAGCGGCACAAGTTACCGAGCGAGCCCGTAAAGCAGCCGTCGTTCGACATGAGCGGCGGCAACAGGAAGTGCGGCATGCCCCACTTGCCGTTCCTGGTGAGGAACCAGTGGTGGTTCTCGGTGACGGGTACTTCGGCCAGCGCGCAGTTTTCGCGCCAATCGGGCAACAACTCGTCGAGAGCCCGCGGGTCGATCACAGCACCGCTGAGAATGTGCGCCCCGACCTCGGAACCCTTCTCGAGCACGACGACCTCTAGGTCTTCGTTGAGCTGCTTCAGACGGATCGCCGCGGCGAGTCCGGCAGGCCCGGCCCCGGCGATGACGACATCGACCGGCATGGCCTCGCGTTCTGGGTGTTGATCGCTCATCGGTGGCTGTCAGTTTGGGGGGTTAGCATGGGTTCGGGACTTGATCGTCGCATGCCAGCAGGTCAAGACCCGAGCGCACCACATGAACAACCGCCCCGCCCCCTCGCTCGCAGATAGCATCGCCGCTGCCCAGGCATGGTGGCGTGACGCGGGCGTCGACCTGGTCTTTCAGGACGAGCCCATTTCCTGGCTGGCCGAAGAAGTTGCCGCGAGTCCCGCGCCCGCAGCCAAAGTTCGTGTGGAAACGCCGCCGGAGCCGGAAACTCCGCCAATGGGTGGCGAGCGAACGGCTTGGCCGGCAGATCTCGCCGGCTTCAAGCAATGGTGGCTGGAAGAGCCGAGCTTTCGCCAGACCGGCCCTCACCCGCGCGTTCCGCCGCGCGGTGACCACTCCGCCCCAGTTATGCTTATCGTGCCGATGCCCGAAGCAGGCGACAGCGACAGTCTGCTTGGAGGCCCCCAGGGCAAGCTCCTGGCCTCTTTCGTGAAGGCAATGGGGCTTGCTCCGGAACAGGTCTATTTGGCGTCAGCCCTGCCGCAACATATCGAGATGCCCGATTGGGATCGCCTGTCTTCCCAGGGACTTGGCGCCATAATCAAGCACCACGTCGAACTGGCGAATCCTGCCCGACTGATCGTTTTCGGGACCGGCATTCTACCGCTTGTGGGGCACGATCCAGCGCAAGGCACTCCCGCAATTGGCGAATTCACGATTCAAAGCGGCACGCTGCCGCTTTTGGCGAGCTACGCGCCCGGGCGATTGCTTGATCACCCCTTGTTGCGTGCCTCACTCTGGCGGCGGTGGCTTGAATGGACGGACGGGGACGCATGATGAGGAAACTGATGCTCGCCCTGGGCGCGGTCGCCGCGGTTTATTCCGTGCCGGCTCTTGCTCAGCCGACGCGGGAGTATTTTTCGAGCCGGTCCTCGCGCAGCGAGGCGCCGCGGCAACTCGACCAGGCTACGCGCGACTATTACACGCAAGTGTTCGCGGCGATCGACCGGCAAGACTGGGCCGGCGCCGAAACCCTGCTGTCGCAGCGCGACGGTATTCTTCACCCGGTTGCCCGAGCCGAAATCTACCTCGCCGCCAACTCGCCAAAGGTCGATTTGCCTCGGATCGAGACCTGGTTCGCCGCTGGACGCGACTTGCCGCAGGCGGATCGCCTGGCTCGTCTCGCCTACACGCGCGGCGCGACGGCCATGCCCGAGCTGCCCTATGAGCAACGTTTCTATGCGACTAG
Above is a genomic segment from Altererythrobacter sp. Root672 containing:
- a CDS encoding 4-(cytidine 5'-diphospho)-2-C-methyl-D-erythritol kinase: MQLSETAYAKINLALHVRRRREDGYHELETLFAFVDAGDRINARSAPQDELRVVGEFSGQLTDPLNNIVAKALSLLPRPDGLSVLLEKNLPVAAGLGGGSADAGAIFRLVRDAFGLPDDWHSRAAKLGADVPACVESEACIGRGTGTELEPVENDLAGTAVLLVNPRLPLSTGPVFANWEGVDRGPLTTGPASKIAREGRNDLVEPAIALCPPVAEVLGELRGGPADLVRMSGSGATCFALYSSHDVMLNAAETLALRRPDWWQLRGRLR
- the ilvD gene encoding dihydroxy-acid dehydratase, whose amino-acid sequence is MPAYRSRTSTHGRNMAGARGLWRATGMKDDDFGKPIIAVVNSFTQFVPGHVHLKDLGQLVAREIEAAGGVAKEFNTIAVDDGIAMGHDGMLYSLPSRDLIADSVEYMVNAHCADAMVCISNCDKITPGMLMAALRLNVPAVFVSGGPMEAGKVVLRGKEVALDLVDAMVAAADEHMTDEEVTAIERSACPTCGSCSGMFTANSMNCLTEALGLSLPGNGSQLATHSDRKQLFERAGRLVVTLARRYYEEDDTSVLPRSIASFSAFENAMSLDIAMGGSTNTVLHLLAAAHEAGVDFTMTDIDRLSRQVPVLCKVAPAKSDVHMEDVHRAGGIMSILGEMEKGGLLNTALPTVHSPTLGDALEDWDVGRTRNNKVHEFYAAAPGGVPTQTAFSQSRRWEALDLDRENGVIRSVEHAFSRDGGLAVLSGNIALDGCIVKTAGVDDAILKFTGPAKVYESQDAAVAGVLAGHVVAGDVVVIRYEGPRGGPGMQEMLYPTSYLKSKGLGAACALITDGRFSGGTSGLSIGHVSPEAAEGGTIGLVEEGDLIEIDIPNRTVNLAVSDEVLAERRAAMEAKGDAAWQPAKARPRQVSPALQAYAAMTTSAARGAVRDVTQIQGRR
- a CDS encoding N-formylglutamate amidohydrolase gives rise to the protein MTEEAFRILGTPVTCGILVVSDHASNRVPDDIDLGIDRALLDQHVAIDIGVAKVAERLAAMPQFAAFLGNVSRLVCDFNREEEAPAVVPHASDGHDIPGNLFDVAGREERLARFHRPYHTALAQLIRHAPPSLIVSLHSFTPQLTTRPEEMRPWQVGVLYNEDDRASRLAIPLLEDDGLVVGDQQPYSGKLLNATMNIHAEANGVPYVGIEVRQDQITDATGQALWAERLGRIASTVRLELTQ
- a CDS encoding electron transfer flavoprotein-ubiquinone oxidoreductase; this encodes MSDQHPEREAMPVDVVIAGAGPAGLAAAIRLKQLNEDLEVVVLEKGSEVGAHILSGAVIDPRALDELLPDWRENCALAEVPVTENHHWFLTRNGKWGMPHFLLPPLMSNDGCFTGSLGNLCRWLAEQAEALGVQVFPGFPASEVLFDENGSVMGLATQDMGVAANGSHKPDYQPGMELHAKYTLLAEGARGHLTKRLKAHFALDAESEPQVYGLGIKELWEIPADRHEPGRVIHTQGWPLSENDTWGGGFLYHQANGQVALGFVTALDYANPYISPFEEFQRWKQHSAIREVIEGGRRVSYGARAINEGGWQSVPKLAFPGGALIGCSAGFVNVPRIKGSHTAMKSGMLAAEAIAAAIATDREKDELAEYDSAVRSSWIADELKQVQNAQPLVSSFGDVLGTLLAGADMWLRTLKIRLPFSLSHHTDAEATGRADLYRPIAYPKPDGKISFDRLSSVFLSGTNHEEDQPCHLLLKDPTIPERVDWPIYAGPETRYCPAGVYEYVGVEEGEPRLVINAQNCVHCKTCDIKDPPQNIEWVTPEGGGGPNYPNM